In Anopheles gambiae chromosome 2, idAnoGambNW_F1_1, whole genome shotgun sequence, a single window of DNA contains:
- the LOC5667187 gene encoding uncharacterized protein LOC5667187: protein MEVAWRFRIIFVMAFVVIIFGDLLGYGGARKEPKDKSLLSGFTEVEANTAKMIPTGKETATGAQTRSSPSNEISSNVDGDFDQDQDTTGLSAAELAARKEKLKASLREACLPKLLCEMAAKPNYSLNVRERDLLSLIRSTTLSLTMAVSPTKWHFAAHMGQLLRDAGDALVTPIGCSHLWPSCPYSSKKLLKLTNVVHLK, encoded by the exons ATGGAGGTGGCGTGGCGTTTCCGTATCATATTTGTGATGGCCTTCGTAGTGATCATATTCGGCGACCTGCTTGGATATGGCGGGGCCCGCAAGGAGCCCAAAGATAAGTCACTCCTATCCGGCTTTACCGAGGTCGAGGCAAACACGGCCAAAATGATTCCCACCGGAAAAGAAACTGCTACCGGTGCTCAAACACGCTCCAGTCCATCAAATG AAATCAGTAGCAATGTAGACGGTGACTTCGATCAGGACCAAGACACGACCGGCCTCTCGGCGGCAGAGCTGGCAGCGCGCAAGGAAAAGCTGAAAGCTTCCCTGCGCGAAGCGTGCCTTCCGAAGCTGCTGTGCGAGATGGCGGCCAAACCCAACTACTCACTGAACGTGCGCGAGCGGGATCTGCTCTCACTGATAAG GTCTACCACCTTATCGCTGACGATGGCTGTAAGTCCGACGAAATGGCACTTTGCGGCACACATGGGCCAGCTGCTCAGGGACGCTGGTGATGCGCTCGTGACGCCGATCGGATGCTCCCATCTGTGGCCGAGCTGCCCGTACAGCTCGAAAAAGCTGCTCAAGCTAACCAACGTGGTGCACCTGAAGTAG